A window from Synechococcus sp. RSCCF101 encodes these proteins:
- a CDS encoding SpoIIE family protein phosphatase, protein MTRRLTIQKLFTLLAVCNGIVLIYLFVVVQALVASPWRSQELLPVAGLLSFFLVLLSLLSYRLIYTRVLGPLSVLSREALQIESGDFSSRLTVRGSDEVSAVARGFNSVLETISSYTGKLNDYNVELRAAQNQIGASIRYASLLQRTILPDSQLQQTFADNYFVIWKPRDGVGGDCYLFHREGSRCLAGVADCAGHGVAGAMMTMLARSSLDRAVHQVGIASPAVLMDTVDQLMRPLFREAHESRALATGMDLGLVMLDFDRSLLRFSGAHIHLFWSDGSRVGMIRGDKRSLWQKRQGQYSDHDVVLRPGTTYYLTTDGILDQAGGSDGFGFGTDRFQDWIQRNSALPIHRQKDVLATTFDHFRGDHQQRDDVTILCFRFDEAVIA, encoded by the coding sequence ATGACCCGTCGGCTCACGATTCAGAAGCTGTTCACCCTGCTGGCGGTGTGCAATGGGATCGTTCTGATTTATCTGTTCGTCGTTGTCCAGGCGCTTGTGGCCAGCCCCTGGCGCAGCCAGGAACTCTTGCCGGTTGCGGGTCTGCTGAGCTTCTTCCTGGTCCTGCTGTCCCTGCTGTCCTACCGGTTGATCTACACCCGGGTGCTCGGCCCACTGAGCGTGCTCTCCCGTGAAGCCCTGCAGATCGAATCCGGCGACTTCAGCTCCCGACTGACCGTGCGTGGCAGTGATGAGGTCTCGGCTGTGGCCCGTGGCTTCAATTCCGTCCTCGAGACGATCAGCAGCTACACCGGCAAGCTCAACGACTACAACGTTGAACTTCGCGCCGCTCAGAATCAGATCGGCGCCTCCATCCGCTACGCCTCCCTGCTCCAGCGAACGATTCTGCCGGACTCCCAGCTCCAGCAGACGTTCGCCGACAATTATTTCGTCATCTGGAAACCACGCGACGGTGTGGGAGGTGATTGTTATCTCTTCCATCGTGAAGGCTCCCGCTGCCTCGCCGGCGTGGCCGACTGTGCCGGCCATGGTGTCGCCGGGGCCATGATGACCATGCTGGCCCGCTCCAGTCTGGACCGGGCCGTTCATCAGGTCGGGATCGCTTCACCGGCCGTTCTGATGGACACCGTGGACCAGCTCATGCGGCCCCTGTTCCGTGAAGCCCACGAATCCAGGGCCCTGGCGACGGGTATGGACCTTGGCCTTGTCATGCTCGACTTCGATCGATCGCTGCTCCGCTTCAGCGGTGCTCACATTCATCTGTTCTGGAGCGATGGCAGCCGTGTGGGCATGATCCGAGGCGACAAGCGTTCGCTCTGGCAGAAGCGACAGGGCCAGTACAGCGATCATGATGTGGTGCTGCGGCCCGGAACGACCTACTACCTCACCACCGATGGCATCCTTGATCAGGCCGGAGGCAGCGATGGCTTCGGCTTCGGCACTGATCGCTTCCAGGACTGGATTCAGCGCAACTCCGCTCTGCCGATTCACCGGCAGAAGGATGTGCTGGCAACCACCTTTGACCACTTCCGGGGTGATCATCAGCAGCGCGACGATGTGACCATCCTCTGCTTCCGCTTCGATGAGGCTGTGATCGCATGA
- a CDS encoding ATP-binding protein, giving the protein MSRLPWRWLLLGRLIGAFAGSSLASLLVFQQVFAQQIERLQTAQLGRGLALTVRLSELALERFPPPLVSELTGLRLIVQPVPGGMARSILNPRAGPASLRRQGLALQGELCRRLSHCPAIQMAQGPERGVWIELISPLEPVWLFAALRSPVSWPPAPLLLSLALVSGATISGAAFLLLEVEQPLRALERALGRVGRSGRQPAVEETGAPDVRRLTRHFNAMLARLEATQQERATMLAGIAHDLRSPITRLRFRLSLLAAPVSGADRVAEIRERGERDLDALERITSQFLLFAGGGEHEAAVEVPLDALLAEALAQHDPGAVRLELRALTARVQPIAMARAVANLVDNALAHGTPPVVVRLIEGEEGGFAIQVWDQGEGISAEAWERALQPFQRLDQARGGQGHCGLGMAIAARVARWHGGELRRLQQPGADGRFAVALVGRSLASAGPT; this is encoded by the coding sequence ATGAGCCGGCTGCCCTGGCGATGGCTGCTGCTGGGCCGGCTGATCGGGGCTTTCGCCGGCAGTTCCCTGGCCAGCCTGCTCGTGTTCCAGCAGGTGTTCGCCCAGCAGATCGAGCGTCTCCAGACCGCCCAGCTCGGCCGCGGACTCGCTCTGACCGTCCGGCTCAGCGAACTGGCGCTGGAGCGCTTCCCTCCCCCCCTGGTCTCCGAACTCACCGGACTCCGGCTGATCGTGCAGCCCGTTCCGGGTGGCATGGCACGCAGCATCCTCAATCCCCGGGCCGGCCCGGCCTCTCTGCGGCGGCAGGGCCTGGCCCTGCAGGGGGAGCTCTGCCGCCGCCTGTCCCACTGCCCGGCGATCCAGATGGCGCAGGGGCCCGAGCGGGGGGTGTGGATCGAGCTGATCTCGCCGCTGGAGCCGGTGTGGCTCTTCGCCGCCCTGCGCTCACCGGTCAGCTGGCCGCCGGCGCCGCTCCTGCTGAGCCTGGCCCTGGTCAGCGGTGCCACCATCAGCGGTGCCGCGTTCCTGCTGTTGGAGGTGGAGCAGCCCCTGCGCGCGCTGGAGCGGGCGCTCGGACGGGTGGGGCGCTCCGGCCGGCAGCCGGCCGTGGAGGAAACGGGTGCTCCCGATGTGCGCCGCCTCACCCGCCACTTCAACGCCATGCTGGCCCGGCTGGAGGCGACTCAGCAGGAGCGGGCCACCATGCTCGCCGGCATCGCCCACGACCTCCGCAGCCCGATCACCCGTCTCCGCTTCCGGCTCTCCCTGCTGGCGGCACCGGTCAGCGGTGCGGACCGGGTGGCCGAGATCCGCGAGAGGGGTGAGCGCGATCTGGATGCGCTCGAGCGCATCACCTCCCAGTTCCTGCTCTTCGCCGGTGGCGGTGAGCACGAGGCGGCGGTGGAGGTGCCGCTCGACGCCCTGCTGGCCGAGGCCCTGGCCCAGCACGACCCCGGGGCCGTGCGCCTCGAGCTGCGGGCGCTCACCGCCCGGGTGCAGCCCATCGCCATGGCCCGGGCGGTGGCCAATCTGGTGGACAACGCCCTTGCCCACGGCACACCACCGGTGGTCGTGCGGCTCATCGAGGGGGAGGAGGGCGGCTTCGCCATTCAGGTGTGGGATCAGGGCGAGGGCATCTCCGCCGAGGCCTGGGAGCGTGCCCTGCAGCCCTTTCAGCGTCTCGACCAGGCCCGGGGCGGACAGGGCCATTGCGGTCTGGGCATGGCCATCGCGGCACGGGTGGCCCGCTGGCACGGCGGTGAGCTGCGCCGGCTCCAGCAGCCCGGCGCCGATGGGCGCTTTGCGGTTGCCCTGGTGGGGCGCTCCCTGGCTTCTGCTGGACCCACCTGA
- the ppk2 gene encoding polyphosphate kinase 2 yields the protein MPSDVLAAVQGNGVDVFRPSELLEDLVEAPGSKAGKRLSRKVYEHDLARLQTELVKMQYWVKATGFRLIVLFEGRDAAGKGGTIKRLTEPMNPRGCRVVALSKPSDQESSQWYFQRYVQHFPSAGEIVVFDRSWYNRAGVERVMGFCSEADVQLFMQSCPEFERMLVRSGIMVLKYWFSVSDEEQEARFRSRIEDPTRRWKLSPMDLESRNRWVEFSRAKDEMFARTNIPEAPWFTVEANDKRRARLNCIRHVLSKVPYDDMTPPAIELPPRAEQGDYVRPPINEQFYVPNAYPYV from the coding sequence GTGCCCAGCGATGTGCTGGCCGCGGTGCAGGGCAACGGTGTGGATGTGTTCCGCCCCTCCGAGCTGCTCGAGGATCTGGTGGAGGCCCCGGGCTCGAAGGCCGGCAAACGCCTCAGCCGCAAGGTCTATGAGCACGATCTGGCGCGGCTGCAGACCGAGCTGGTCAAGATGCAGTACTGGGTGAAGGCCACCGGATTCCGCCTCATCGTGCTCTTCGAGGGCCGTGACGCCGCCGGCAAGGGCGGAACGATCAAGCGCCTCACCGAGCCCATGAATCCCCGCGGCTGCAGGGTGGTGGCCCTCTCCAAGCCTTCGGATCAGGAATCCAGCCAGTGGTACTTCCAGCGCTACGTGCAGCACTTCCCCTCAGCGGGGGAGATCGTGGTGTTCGACCGGAGCTGGTACAACCGCGCCGGTGTGGAGCGGGTGATGGGCTTCTGCTCGGAGGCGGATGTGCAGCTGTTCATGCAGTCGTGCCCCGAATTCGAACGCATGCTCGTGCGCAGCGGCATCATGGTGCTCAAGTACTGGTTCTCCGTCAGCGACGAGGAGCAGGAGGCCCGCTTCCGGTCGCGCATCGAGGACCCGACGCGGCGCTGGAAGCTGAGCCCGATGGATCTGGAATCCCGCAACCGCTGGGTGGAGTTCTCCCGAGCCAAGGATGAGATGTTCGCCCGCACCAACATCCCCGAAGCGCCTTGGTTCACGGTGGAGGCGAACGACAAGCGCCGCGCCCGCCTCAACTGCATCCGCCACGTGCTCAGCAAGGTCCCCTACGACGACATGACCCCGCCGGCGATCGAGCTGCCGCCGAGGGCCGAGCAGGGCGATTACGTGCGGCCTCCCATCAACGAACAGTTCTATGTGCCGAACGCCTATCCCTATGTCTGA
- a CDS encoding EF-hand domain-containing protein: protein MALPALLTFALAAPPVLRADGLSGQAVQGVSSYRERLRQLFQRYDRNGDGRLDAGEVNGHPYLQRQLRRRRPARNHLVRSDLMPAQRTVLGERLRQRFREADRNGDGRLNRNEAGTIPWLLQRFRIADIDADAGITLREIWILQRALSPRPTPQGRRD from the coding sequence TTGGCTCTGCCGGCGCTGCTGACCTTCGCCCTCGCGGCGCCACCGGTGCTGCGGGCCGATGGCCTCTCCGGCCAGGCGGTGCAGGGGGTGAGCAGCTACCGGGAGCGACTGCGGCAGCTGTTCCAGCGCTATGACCGCAACGGGGATGGACGGCTGGATGCCGGCGAGGTGAACGGCCATCCCTACCTGCAGCGCCAGCTCAGGCGCCGACGGCCCGCCCGCAACCACCTGGTGCGCAGCGATCTGATGCCGGCCCAGCGCACGGTGCTGGGAGAGCGGCTGCGGCAGCGCTTCCGGGAGGCCGACCGCAACGGTGATGGCCGCCTGAACCGCAACGAGGCCGGCACCATCCCGTGGCTGCTGCAGCGCTTCCGCATCGCCGACATCGACGCGGATGCGGGCATCACCCTGCGGGAGATCTGGATCCTGCAGCGGGCCCTCAGCCCGAGGCCGACGCCTCAGGGCCGCCGGGACTGA
- a CDS encoding chlorophyll a/b-binding protein has product MSDSTSRFGFVAFAETWNGRMAMMGFVIGLATELLTGQGILSQIGLG; this is encoded by the coding sequence ATGTCCGACTCCACCTCCCGCTTCGGATTCGTCGCCTTCGCCGAAACCTGGAACGGCCGCATGGCCATGATGGGCTTCGTGATCGGTCTGGCCACCGAACTGCTCACCGGTCAGGGCATCCTCTCCCAGATCGGCCTCGGCTGA
- a CDS encoding SulP family inorganic anion transporter, with amino-acid sequence MELIHGFHLRNLRGDLLGGLTAAVVALPLSLAFGNAALGPGGAIYGLYGAVVVGFVAALLGGTPAQVSGPTGPMSVTVAGVVSSLAAVGVSRELAAGEILPLVMAAVVLGGLVQVLFGVLRLGRYITLVPYSVVSGFMSGIGVIILVLQIGPFLGISTRGGVVESLRTLALSFQPNGAALAVGLMTLAIVFLSPRRITRWLPSPLLALLIVSPLSLLLFADARLEAMNLAPLARIGAIPEGGLRITLPAWGQHWPDLMRAGLVLAVLGSIDSLLTSLVADNISQTRHDSDRELIGQGLANSCAGLLSGLPGAGATMRTVINIKSGGSTPLSGMVHSLVLLVVLLGAGPLAATIPTALLAGILIKVGIDIIDWGFLLRAHRLSMKTAVVMYGVLLMTVFWDLIWGVLVGVFVANLLTIESLTETQLEGMAADNPGGKGSQPPPASMTLPAEEQELLEQCGNDVMLFRLRGPLSFGAARGISERMALVRSYRVLILDVSEVPRLGVTATLAIERMVEMARSQGRSAYVAGAGGKVRERLERFGVHGILASRLSALEAAHSDLTKVSAGPS; translated from the coding sequence ATGGAGCTGATTCACGGATTCCATCTGCGCAACCTGCGCGGTGATCTGCTCGGCGGGCTCACCGCCGCTGTGGTGGCTCTGCCGCTCTCGCTCGCCTTCGGTAACGCCGCCCTGGGGCCCGGAGGGGCCATCTACGGGCTGTACGGCGCCGTGGTGGTGGGATTCGTGGCGGCCCTGCTGGGCGGAACCCCCGCCCAGGTCAGCGGCCCCACCGGACCGATGAGCGTCACGGTGGCCGGCGTGGTCTCCAGCCTGGCTGCGGTGGGGGTCTCGCGGGAACTCGCCGCGGGGGAGATCCTGCCCCTGGTGATGGCGGCGGTGGTTCTCGGCGGACTGGTGCAGGTGCTCTTCGGTGTGCTGCGCCTGGGCCGCTACATCACGCTCGTGCCCTATTCGGTGGTGTCGGGATTCATGTCGGGCATCGGGGTGATCATCCTGGTGCTCCAGATCGGCCCTTTTCTCGGCATCAGCACCCGCGGCGGCGTGGTCGAGTCGCTGCGGACGCTGGCGCTGTCGTTTCAGCCCAATGGCGCCGCCTTGGCGGTGGGGCTGATGACCCTGGCGATCGTGTTTCTCAGCCCACGCCGGATCACCCGCTGGCTGCCATCGCCTCTGCTGGCGCTGCTGATCGTCAGTCCCCTGTCGCTGCTGCTGTTCGCCGATGCGCGGCTGGAGGCCATGAATCTGGCTCCTCTGGCCCGGATCGGAGCGATTCCGGAGGGTGGCCTGCGCATCACCCTGCCGGCCTGGGGCCAGCACTGGCCGGACCTGATGCGTGCCGGTCTGGTGCTGGCCGTGCTCGGGTCGATCGACTCCCTGCTCACCTCCCTGGTGGCCGACAACATCAGTCAGACCCGCCACGACTCCGACCGGGAACTGATCGGCCAGGGCCTGGCCAACAGCTGCGCCGGCCTGCTCAGCGGACTTCCCGGTGCGGGAGCGACCATGCGCACCGTGATCAACATCAAGTCGGGCGGGAGCACGCCGCTCTCCGGCATGGTCCACTCCCTTGTGCTGCTGGTGGTGCTGCTGGGTGCCGGGCCGCTCGCCGCCACGATTCCCACCGCTCTGCTGGCGGGAATCCTGATCAAGGTGGGGATCGACATCATCGACTGGGGCTTTCTGCTGCGGGCCCACCGGCTCTCGATGAAGACAGCGGTGGTGATGTACGGAGTGCTGCTGATGACGGTGTTCTGGGACCTGATCTGGGGTGTGCTGGTGGGTGTGTTCGTGGCGAATCTGCTCACGATCGAATCGCTCACCGAAACCCAGCTGGAAGGGATGGCCGCCGACAATCCGGGCGGCAAGGGGTCGCAGCCGCCGCCGGCATCCATGACCCTGCCCGCCGAGGAGCAGGAGCTCCTGGAGCAGTGCGGCAACGACGTGATGCTCTTCCGCCTGCGCGGCCCCCTGAGCTTCGGGGCCGCACGGGGCATCAGTGAGCGGATGGCCCTGGTGCGCAGCTACCGCGTTCTGATCCTGGATGTCAGTGAGGTGCCGCGTCTGGGGGTCACCGCCACGCTGGCAATCGAACGCATGGTGGAGATGGCGCGCAGCCAGGGGCGCTCTGCCTACGTGGCCGGAGCGGGCGGCAAGGTGCGGGAACGGCTGGAGCGGTTCGGGGTGCACGGAATCCTCGCCAGCCGGTTGTCAGCGCTGGAGGCCGCCCACTCCGATCTGACCAAGGTCTCCGCCGGGCCCTCCTGA
- a CDS encoding amino acid ABC transporter substrate-binding protein encodes MGWRSRIWAAGALLASVAILAVGWARIEDRIRERPTIRDDDELTVDELANVPPGTLRVVVPRTASSTPDALPYRVLRLALEASGRPFVMGYARLPGNQEMAVQRLAASPDVSSDNPAGLTVGFFGAGPELHRRLRPVPVPVLGGLLGLRGLWVNRSRRDRLASSRLLEDLQGLVVAQGTGWSDARLMAAAGLRTFEVEPDLLFELLNENRIDMIPRGLPELGTDHLVVERRYPRVELDDHLLLAYPFAMMFYVHPSQDELASALDEGLRRAIADGRYQALLEKAMVRPWLRRRLNLRERRIVELPNPGVDALLEDVPDDVWIVPWDDLGPLTSGEQLCDRPVLSELC; translated from the coding sequence ATGGGCTGGCGCTCGCGCATCTGGGCCGCCGGCGCCCTGCTGGCCTCGGTCGCCATCCTCGCGGTGGGGTGGGCCCGGATCGAAGATCGCATCCGCGAGCGCCCGACCATCCGTGATGACGATGAACTCACGGTGGATGAGCTGGCCAACGTTCCGCCGGGAACCCTGCGGGTCGTGGTGCCCAGAACGGCCTCCAGCACACCGGATGCCCTGCCCTATCGGGTGCTGCGCCTGGCACTGGAGGCCAGCGGCCGACCCTTTGTGATGGGTTACGCACGCCTGCCCGGCAATCAGGAGATGGCGGTGCAGCGCCTCGCTGCCTCGCCCGATGTGAGCAGCGATAATCCCGCCGGACTCACTGTGGGCTTCTTCGGCGCGGGCCCTGAGCTGCACCGTCGCCTGAGGCCGGTGCCGGTGCCCGTTCTCGGCGGGCTGCTGGGACTGCGTGGGCTCTGGGTCAACCGCTCCAGGCGTGATCGACTGGCCTCCAGCCGACTGCTGGAGGATCTGCAGGGACTGGTTGTGGCCCAGGGGACCGGCTGGAGCGATGCCCGGCTGATGGCGGCTGCCGGCCTGCGCACGTTTGAAGTGGAACCCGATCTCCTGTTCGAGCTGCTCAACGAGAACCGGATCGACATGATCCCCCGCGGTCTGCCGGAGCTCGGCACCGATCACCTCGTCGTGGAACGCCGCTACCCCCGGGTCGAGCTGGACGACCACCTGTTGCTGGCGTATCCCTTCGCGATGATGTTCTACGTCCATCCCAGTCAGGACGAGCTCGCGAGCGCCCTGGATGAGGGTCTGAGGCGGGCGATCGCCGACGGTCGTTACCAGGCTCTGCTGGAGAAGGCCATGGTCAGGCCCTGGTTGCGGCGGCGACTGAACCTGCGCGAGCGCCGCATCGTTGAACTGCCCAACCCGGGTGTGGATGCGCTCCTGGAGGATGTGCCGGACGATGTGTGGATCGTGCCCTGGGACGATCTGGGACCGCTGACCAGCGGGGAGCAGCTGTGCGACCGGCCGGTGCTGAGCGAGCTCTGCTGA
- a CDS encoding DUF4335 domain-containing protein, producing MIQRSRRYEQAAVRLVVSGVPDVSSDQAAETIGIVTGWTLELVGRPQLEGRREHLQALTSVVLPYARHLLSGVALPRGGADAPVSIAPAAPGHELLLRSSVEGTDPLSLSIDDGELADLVRCLDAMRLDPQLKVTFPLEADRPLPRRELQERVPLRQRLSAPVFGVGSAVAVAALALVVPLPRSTEPPAPTLETPVPEAGGESGDSAAEAGPEGG from the coding sequence GTGATCCAGCGCTCCCGTCGCTACGAGCAAGCGGCCGTCCGTCTGGTCGTGAGCGGCGTTCCCGATGTCTCCTCCGACCAGGCCGCCGAGACCATCGGCATCGTGACCGGCTGGACGCTGGAGCTGGTGGGACGCCCGCAGCTCGAGGGGCGCCGCGAGCATCTGCAGGCCCTGACCAGCGTGGTGCTGCCCTATGCGCGCCATCTGCTCAGCGGTGTGGCCCTGCCCCGGGGCGGCGCTGACGCCCCGGTGAGCATCGCCCCGGCGGCACCCGGCCATGAGCTGCTGCTGCGCAGCAGCGTCGAGGGGACCGATCCGCTCAGCCTGAGCATCGATGACGGCGAACTGGCCGATCTGGTGCGCTGCCTCGACGCCATGCGTCTGGACCCGCAGCTGAAGGTGACCTTCCCGCTCGAGGCCGACCGCCCGCTGCCCCGGCGTGAGCTGCAGGAACGCGTGCCGCTGCGTCAGCGGCTCAGTGCCCCGGTCTTCGGGGTGGGCAGCGCCGTGGCGGTGGCGGCCCTCGCCCTGGTCGTCCCTCTGCCCCGGTCCACTGAGCCGCCCGCACCGACGCTCGAGACGCCGGTGCCGGAAGCCGGCGGCGAGTCGGGGGATTCCGCGGCAGAGGCCGGACCGGAGGGAGGATGA
- a CDS encoding SiaB family protein kinase translates to MSEDALLSLGRLRQTFNDHRILMCFNGLISSNLIGEMGLALKRHIESVQPHASTAVDVFSVYIEFCQNISHYARTHELSDVQSSATVVISETDAGSISITAGNWVHPEDGRDVIRRISELHDLDAAALKQRYKKQLRRPRVDGATSGAGLGLLQVARTVRQPVQAYMDEQLVPDGLAFLAVRAVI, encoded by the coding sequence ATGAGTGAGGACGCACTTCTGAGCCTGGGCAGGTTGCGGCAGACCTTCAATGACCATCGGATCCTGATGTGCTTCAATGGGTTGATCTCAAGCAATCTCATCGGTGAGATGGGTCTTGCGCTCAAGCGGCATATCGAGTCGGTTCAGCCCCACGCCTCCACAGCTGTCGATGTGTTCAGTGTCTACATCGAGTTCTGTCAGAACATCAGTCACTACGCCCGTACGCATGAGCTCAGTGACGTGCAATCCTCAGCCACGGTTGTGATCAGTGAGACCGATGCCGGCTCCATCAGCATCACCGCCGGCAACTGGGTCCATCCCGAGGATGGCCGGGATGTGATCCGTCGCATCTCCGAGCTGCACGACCTGGACGCCGCGGCGCTCAAACAGCGCTACAAAAAGCAGCTGCGCCGCCCCCGCGTGGATGGGGCCACCTCCGGTGCGGGTCTGGGGCTGCTGCAGGTGGCCCGGACGGTGCGTCAGCCGGTTCAGGCCTACATGGATGAGCAGCTGGTGCCGGATGGTCTTGCGTTCCTGGCTGTGCGGGCGGTGATCTGA
- the siaD gene encoding biofilm regulation diguanylate cyclase SiaD has protein sequence MTPAPDLPSLPAPSACQAELEKTIQSLLEDPAYRNHPLHQALESLWNDHVDKIDRLERATGAPERRNSNRPFSERRSVDQRFERLERQIEKVTRISDRYQSMLKDLNEALEVASTRDPLTNLCNRRMMNERCQAEDERSARTGSAYCIAILDVDFFKSINDAHGHDAGDAVLVNLARTLEAKLRDYDLCGRWGGEEFLILFAGSPQSLAIHGAERVLQQIRLMQTSCNEVVIQCTVSIGLAEHRIGERYSDTIHRADEALYRAKHEGRDRIVLAASVDS, from the coding sequence GTGACCCCGGCCCCCGACCTCCCCTCGCTGCCAGCGCCATCCGCCTGCCAGGCCGAGCTCGAGAAGACGATTCAGTCCCTCCTCGAGGATCCTGCTTATCGCAATCACCCCCTGCATCAGGCGCTCGAGAGCCTCTGGAACGATCACGTCGACAAGATCGACCGTCTGGAGCGTGCGACCGGTGCTCCGGAACGCCGCAACAGCAATCGACCCTTCTCCGAACGTCGCAGCGTTGATCAGCGCTTTGAGCGGCTGGAGCGGCAGATCGAGAAAGTCACTCGCATTTCGGATCGCTACCAGTCCATGCTCAAGGACCTCAATGAGGCCCTTGAAGTGGCCTCAACCCGGGACCCTCTGACCAACCTGTGCAACCGCCGGATGATGAACGAACGCTGCCAGGCGGAGGATGAGCGGAGCGCCCGCACCGGATCGGCCTATTGTATTGCCATCCTGGATGTCGACTTCTTCAAGTCCATCAATGACGCCCACGGTCACGATGCCGGTGATGCCGTCCTGGTGAATCTCGCCAGAACGCTGGAAGCCAAGCTGCGTGACTACGACCTCTGCGGACGCTGGGGTGGTGAGGAGTTCCTGATCCTCTTTGCCGGCTCCCCGCAGTCACTGGCCATCCACGGAGCCGAACGCGTCCTCCAGCAGATCCGCCTGATGCAGACCAGCTGCAACGAGGTTGTGATTCAGTGCACCGTCAGCATCGGACTGGCCGAGCATCGGATCGGGGAGCGCTACAGCGACACGATCCACCGCGCCGATGAAGCCCTCTACCGGGCCAAGCACGAGGGACGCGACCGGATCGTTCTGGCCGCTTCCGTCGACAGCTGA
- a CDS encoding DUF3038 domain-containing protein, whose product MSQTIAAPADAKLGRRGLERLDLLLLAEEALDLNGGEAMVWMCRQLGYGELLPDRVALWSRRCHNPLRRATRRGGLPARDCEALIHLVCAMAERLYPLLRQLLSGAEPAEVNAHRWTLFHSRLQDLLHERMNLRRSGVQRLLAPDRARELERQLILTLALVAGNAGVPRLRASLLDSAP is encoded by the coding sequence ATGAGTCAGACGATTGCCGCACCGGCGGACGCGAAGCTGGGGCGACGGGGCCTGGAACGGCTCGATCTGCTGCTGCTGGCGGAGGAGGCGCTCGATCTCAACGGCGGCGAGGCGATGGTCTGGATGTGCCGGCAGCTGGGCTACGGCGAACTGCTGCCGGACCGGGTCGCCCTCTGGTCGCGCCGCTGCCACAACCCGCTGCGCCGGGCAACCCGCCGCGGCGGCCTGCCCGCCCGGGACTGCGAGGCTCTGATCCATCTGGTCTGCGCCATGGCGGAACGGCTCTACCCCCTTCTGCGGCAGCTGCTGTCGGGGGCGGAACCGGCGGAGGTGAACGCCCATCGCTGGACCCTCTTCCACAGCCGCCTTCAGGATCTGCTGCATGAGCGCATGAACCTTCGTCGCAGCGGCGTGCAGCGCCTCCTGGCCCCGGATCGGGCCCGCGAGCTTGAGCGGCAGCTGATCCTCACCCTCGCCCTGGTGGCCGGAAATGCCGGCGTGCCGCGCCTGCGGGCCAGCCTGCTTGACTCGGCACCCTGA
- a CDS encoding thermonuclease family protein: protein MPDPSLRPVAMRGDHPTRLRHCPPLILWGLLGATLAMAASGARLVAGERPRQEGTVLAVQDGQELLVRFDNEADSVRLACLQAPRPEQQPHAGDAQRALEELVGAGDSVSLELRGRDVYGRTVAVVRLGQQDLGAQLVAGGMVFAHDGYVGRCDDLGYPALQNEARKAGRGFWRSHPEGIARPWNLIEQQGGNQLP, encoded by the coding sequence ATGCCGGACCCGAGCCTGAGGCCTGTGGCCATGCGAGGCGACCACCCCACCCGACTGCGGCACTGCCCGCCCCTGATCCTCTGGGGCCTGCTGGGCGCGACTCTGGCCATGGCTGCTTCAGGAGCCCGTCTCGTTGCTGGCGAACGTCCCCGCCAGGAGGGCACGGTGCTGGCCGTTCAGGATGGCCAGGAGCTTCTGGTCCGCTTCGACAACGAGGCCGACAGCGTGCGCCTTGCCTGTCTCCAGGCACCCCGGCCGGAGCAGCAGCCCCACGCCGGCGACGCCCAAAGAGCTCTGGAGGAGCTGGTCGGAGCGGGAGACTCGGTGTCGCTGGAGCTGCGGGGACGCGACGTGTACGGTCGCACGGTTGCGGTCGTGCGGCTGGGCCAGCAGGACCTGGGAGCCCAGCTGGTGGCCGGGGGCATGGTCTTCGCCCATGACGGCTACGTGGGCCGTTGCGATGATCTGGGCTATCCCGCTCTGCAGAACGAGGCCAGGAAGGCGGGCCGCGGCTTCTGGCGGAGCCATCCGGAGGGCATCGCGCGTCCCTGGAACCTGATCGAGCAGCAGGGCGGCAACCAGCTGCCGTAA
- the siaC gene encoding biofilm regulation phosphoprotein SiaC, producing MVTQGSDLRVEPTSCTPLIHAVWQEGLLRIEGESYPENTFELFDDLIEWTELYLSSSSAPLALVLSLTYLNTSSIRAMIDVFDALEDSFSTGRDVSVRWYYDHRNPRAAELGEEFKEDYTFPFVITAEQP from the coding sequence ATGGTGACGCAAGGCAGTGATCTCCGCGTTGAACCCACATCCTGCACGCCGTTGATTCATGCGGTCTGGCAGGAGGGGTTGCTTCGCATCGAGGGTGAATCGTATCCAGAGAACACCTTCGAACTGTTCGACGATCTGATCGAGTGGACTGAGCTCTATCTCTCAAGCTCATCGGCTCCTCTTGCGTTGGTTCTCTCCCTCACCTATCTGAACACCAGCAGCATTCGGGCAATGATAGATGTCTTTGATGCGCTTGAGGACTCCTTTTCCACCGGGCGGGATGTGAGTGTGCGCTGGTACTACGACCATCGCAATCCTCGCGCTGCCGAGCTTGGCGAAGAGTTCAAGGAGGACTACACCTTCCCCTTCGTGATCACAGCGGAGCAGCCGTGA